The following proteins are encoded in a genomic region of Micromonospora olivasterospora:
- a CDS encoding IS5 family transposase yields MSRRHELTDDEWALLAPLLPADPPRGGRWRDHRTTVSGILYRERTGIPWRDLPERFGPWKTVYQRKRRWAMDGTWSRICAALRIDCDAEEGDEWTVGVDTSSTRAHQHAAGARHAPAADHPKRGVYCRSRGSGS; encoded by the coding sequence GTGTCTCGACGGCATGAGTTGACCGACGACGAGTGGGCGCTTCTGGCGCCGTTGCTGCCAGCGGATCCGCCGCGTGGGGGCCGATGGCGTGACCATCGGACGACGGTCTCGGGGATCTTGTACCGGGAACGTACCGGGATTCCGTGGCGTGACCTGCCGGAGCGGTTCGGTCCGTGGAAGACGGTCTACCAGCGCAAACGCAGGTGGGCGATGGACGGCACCTGGTCGCGGATCTGCGCGGCGTTGCGGATCGACTGCGACGCCGAGGAAGGCGACGAGTGGACGGTCGGAGTGGACACCTCCTCGACCCGGGCGCACCAGCACGCGGCGGGTGCGCGGCACGCCCCAGCGGCTGATCACCCGAAAAGGGGGGTCTACTGCCGTTCTCGTGGGTCGGGTTCATGA
- a CDS encoding ISL3 family transposase produces the protein MRLTRVLHRQAGLERAVVEGVRLDDDTDGEVLVISARPRKGAARRCGRCRARAPWYDRGWGRRRWRHLDFGTLRVVIEAAVPRVDCAEHGPTVIAVPWARHGARFTTAFEDTAAWLAARTSASAVTGLLRIAWRSVVAIVGRVVDAAAAGADRLAGLKRIGIDEVAYRKGQRYLTLVVDHDTGRLVWAADGRDKATVAPFFDELGAQRAAALTHVSADAAAWIGDVVAERAPQAVRCLDPYHLVAWVTDALDEVRRAVWNTARGGKGGRTEASKTLKDARWALWKNPPNLTDKQKATLATIQATNRPLYRAYLLKEQFREIIAVKGADGRLLLQAWLRWASRSKLAPFVKLAKTIRRHLPAIHNMLDSGLSNARIEANNVHLRVLTRQAYGYHSAKALITMANLRRGGLCPPLPGRS, from the coding sequence GTGCGTTTGACCAGGGTATTGCATCGACAGGCAGGGCTGGAACGGGCCGTCGTCGAGGGCGTGCGCCTCGATGACGACACCGACGGTGAGGTCTTGGTGATCTCTGCCCGGCCGCGCAAGGGCGCGGCGCGTCGCTGCGGGCGCTGCCGGGCTCGCGCGCCGTGGTACGACCGCGGCTGGGGCAGGCGGCGGTGGCGGCACCTGGACTTCGGCACGCTGCGGGTGGTCATCGAGGCCGCCGTGCCTCGGGTCGACTGTGCCGAGCACGGGCCGACGGTGATCGCGGTGCCGTGGGCGCGTCACGGTGCCCGGTTCACCACGGCGTTCGAGGACACCGCGGCGTGGCTGGCCGCGCGCACGTCCGCGTCGGCGGTGACCGGGCTGCTGCGCATCGCCTGGCGCAGCGTGGTCGCTATCGTCGGCCGGGTCGTCGACGCTGCCGCCGCCGGCGCCGATCGACTGGCCGGACTCAAACGGATCGGTATCGACGAGGTCGCCTACCGCAAGGGCCAGCGCTACCTGACCCTGGTCGTCGATCACGACACCGGCCGCCTGGTGTGGGCCGCCGACGGGCGGGACAAGGCCACCGTCGCCCCGTTCTTCGACGAGCTGGGCGCGCAGCGGGCCGCGGCGCTGACCCACGTGTCGGCCGACGCCGCCGCCTGGATCGGTGACGTGGTGGCCGAGCGGGCGCCGCAGGCGGTCCGCTGCCTTGACCCCTATCACCTGGTCGCCTGGGTCACCGACGCCCTCGACGAGGTACGCCGGGCGGTGTGGAACACCGCCCGTGGCGGCAAAGGCGGCCGCACCGAGGCGTCCAAGACCCTCAAAGACGCCCGGTGGGCGCTGTGGAAGAACCCGCCGAACCTGACCGACAAGCAGAAGGCGACCCTGGCCACGATCCAGGCCACCAACCGGCCGCTGTACCGGGCGTACCTGCTCAAGGAACAGTTCCGGGAGATCATCGCGGTCAAGGGCGCCGACGGCAGGCTCCTGCTGCAGGCGTGGCTACGCTGGGCGAGCCGGTCGAAGCTGGCCCCGTTCGTCAAGCTGGCCAAGACGATTCGCCGTCACCTGCCCGCGATCCACAACATGCTCGACAGCGGACTGTCCAACGCCCGCATCGAGGCCAACAACGTCCACCTGCGCGTGCTGACCCGCCAGGCCTACGGCTACCACAGCGCCAAAGCGTTGATCACCATGGCCAACCTCCGCCGCGGCGGCCTCTGCCCACCACTACCCGGACGATCATGA